A genomic segment from Limosilactobacillus sp. encodes:
- a CDS encoding acetoin reductase, with product MTKVAMVTGAGQGIGEAIAKRLAKAGFAVSVADLSCDNAQRVAKEIRDAGGQSLAIEVNVAFRDQMFSAVEQTAEHFGGFDVLVNNAGLGPVTPIKDVTPEMFDSVMHVNVAGDMWGIQAALEQFEKKPRQGKEVVGKIINATSQAGVRGNKNELLYSSSKFAVRGLTQVAARDLAKQGITVNAYAPGIVDTPMMRKIAEDQGLKMRDYESLIALDKLSDPDDVAKVVEFLASDKSDYITGQTILCDGGMQFE from the coding sequence ATGACAAAGGTTGCAATGGTAACGGGTGCCGGTCAAGGAATCGGTGAAGCGATCGCTAAGCGGCTGGCAAAGGCTGGCTTTGCGGTTTCGGTGGCTGACCTTAGCTGCGACAATGCCCAGCGGGTTGCCAAGGAGATCCGGGACGCCGGTGGGCAGTCGCTCGCCATTGAAGTCAACGTGGCCTTCCGTGACCAGATGTTCTCGGCGGTTGAACAGACGGCGGAACACTTTGGCGGTTTTGACGTCCTGGTCAACAATGCCGGCTTGGGCCCGGTTACACCGATCAAGGACGTGACCCCAGAGATGTTCGATTCCGTAATGCACGTCAACGTTGCCGGTGACATGTGGGGGATCCAGGCGGCACTGGAGCAGTTTGAAAAGAAGCCGCGGCAGGGTAAGGAAGTCGTCGGCAAGATCATCAACGCTACTTCCCAGGCCGGTGTGCGGGGCAACAAGAATGAGCTCCTCTATTCCAGCAGCAAGTTTGCCGTTCGGGGATTAACCCAGGTGGCTGCCCGGGACCTCGCCAAGCAGGGAATCACGGTTAATGCCTACGCACCCGGAATCGTTGACACGCCGATGATGCGCAAGATTGCGGAGGATCAAGGCCTGAAGATGCGCGACTATGAATCCCTGATTGCCTTAGACAAGCTGTCCGATCCAGATGACGTTGCCAAGGTCGTGGAGTTCCTAGCCAGTGACAAATCGGATTACATCACCGGGCAGACGATTCTTTGTGACGGCGGGATGCAGTTTGAATAG
- a CDS encoding ATP-binding protein: protein MANSAIKSVLIIGPGANDVQHGDELDAATYQMALTFKRLGIRTILADDNPFSFSLDNRSVIDHACIGPLNVETLVDLIKHYHPHAILPTLGNRRAFELTQELLEKGILQECDLKLLGIPEATIRQINNPVLLSRTLHKMDAPMKSVVTVSNYPDALTEARKLGYPVIIRSVLPKSSSTRRIVHDERELAPAVQSCLSQSRAEQVLVQQSLAGFKEIEAVVQRDSSGTMMMLSMVEDMDPIGIHAGDSIAFNPPQTLLDRQIQDMRDTAFAITRKLRIVGINHVQFALDPESGKFYVIKNSPYFDRIVSFVAQSTGYPIADVSAQLYAGKLLRDIDLGPNYAPHAALIEPAMDHIAARVPVWGFSAIPSASRVLGTEKKSIGTVFGIGRSTIEALFKAIESRYQEPTDFHLAAQKKLTDDELIVKLVHPEAGRLFVLIEAMDRGYSVEELSEMTKIDPYYFVQINQMRLLIREIAENPNKEPVLLKAKGYGLSNLLIARLWKTTPHRIYQMLVDHGLTTKYKEVEPSAGEFDQHTNIFYSAFEDENEGTKTAQPSALIVGTGGLRLGLSNAGDYFVAQMMQELRREGYHTVIVNTNPSSISLCHDLSDKRYIEPPTLENIVQLLKVEQPQLLFVPASYDQLLADLAKIDLGCRLIVLPDDRLPRMDGRATKMVAFNYVYDGDYAYPLGTMTNLLSPEQLNYQSTALRYPAEVPNYLFQKVSDEASDTVMKQDHPGLYQVIFVATDDEYHQLGIQPLPLPEVAFLSKVLQISLPGVYTQLLTGNMAAGAVMDSLKQAVDPGVVTYRATFPFKALHVANGVPAFNKIIGARMQFLTKHY from the coding sequence ATGGCTAATTCAGCAATCAAGTCAGTTTTAATCATTGGTCCCGGGGCCAACGACGTCCAGCATGGTGACGAACTCGACGCGGCCACCTACCAGATGGCACTAACCTTTAAGCGCCTTGGCATTCGGACGATTCTGGCCGATGACAATCCGTTTTCCTTTAGTCTTGACAATCGGTCGGTGATTGACCACGCCTGCATCGGCCCCCTCAATGTCGAGACCCTCGTCGACCTGATCAAGCACTACCACCCGCACGCCATCTTACCGACTCTGGGAAATCGCCGGGCCTTTGAACTGACCCAGGAACTATTGGAAAAGGGGATTCTCCAGGAATGCGATCTGAAGCTCCTCGGTATTCCGGAAGCCACCATTCGCCAGATCAACAACCCGGTCCTGCTTAGTCGGACCCTCCACAAGATGGATGCGCCGATGAAGTCCGTGGTGACCGTCAGCAATTACCCGGACGCCCTGACTGAAGCCCGCAAGCTGGGTTACCCGGTGATTATCCGGTCGGTCCTGCCAAAAAGCAGCAGTACCCGGCGGATTGTCCACGATGAGCGTGAACTGGCCCCGGCCGTCCAGAGCTGTCTGAGCCAGTCCCGCGCGGAGCAAGTCCTGGTTCAGCAGAGCCTGGCCGGGTTTAAGGAAATCGAGGCGGTTGTCCAGCGGGATTCGTCCGGGACGATGATGATGCTGTCGATGGTCGAGGACATGGACCCGATCGGGATTCACGCCGGTGATTCGATCGCCTTTAACCCGCCGCAGACCCTGCTTGATCGGCAAATTCAGGATATGCGGGACACGGCCTTTGCGATCACCCGCAAGCTGCGGATTGTGGGGATCAACCACGTCCAATTTGCCCTCGATCCCGAGAGTGGCAAGTTTTACGTGATCAAGAACAGCCCCTACTTTGACCGGATCGTTTCCTTCGTTGCCCAGTCGACCGGTTACCCGATTGCGGACGTTTCGGCCCAGCTGTACGCCGGCAAACTGCTGCGTGACATCGACCTGGGGCCAAACTACGCCCCCCACGCGGCCCTGATTGAACCGGCGATGGACCACATTGCCGCCCGGGTGCCGGTCTGGGGCTTCAGCGCAATTCCAAGTGCCAGCCGGGTCCTGGGGACGGAAAAAAAGTCGATTGGGACCGTCTTCGGGATTGGTCGGAGCACGATTGAGGCCCTCTTTAAGGCCATCGAATCCCGCTACCAGGAGCCAACCGACTTTCACCTGGCCGCCCAAAAGAAGCTGACCGATGATGAGTTGATCGTTAAGCTAGTCCACCCCGAGGCCGGGCGCCTGTTTGTCCTGATTGAGGCGATGGACCGCGGCTATTCCGTTGAGGAACTGTCCGAGATGACCAAGATCGACCCGTATTACTTTGTTCAGATCAACCAGATGCGTTTGCTGATTAGGGAGATCGCCGAAAATCCGAACAAGGAACCGGTCCTGCTCAAGGCCAAGGGCTACGGGCTGAGCAACCTCCTGATTGCCCGCCTGTGGAAGACGACGCCGCACCGCATTTATCAAATGCTGGTCGACCATGGCCTGACCACCAAGTACAAGGAGGTGGAACCCTCGGCCGGAGAGTTCGACCAACACACCAACATCTTCTATTCGGCCTTCGAGGACGAAAACGAGGGGACCAAGACGGCTCAGCCAAGTGCCCTGATCGTCGGGACTGGTGGCCTGCGCCTGGGCTTGAGCAACGCCGGTGACTATTTCGTGGCCCAGATGATGCAGGAACTGCGGCGCGAGGGCTATCACACCGTCATCGTTAACACCAATCCAAGTTCGATCAGTCTTTGTCACGACTTAAGCGACAAGCGCTACATTGAGCCGCCGACCCTGGAAAACATCGTCCAGCTCTTAAAGGTCGAACAGCCCCAGCTGCTGTTTGTCCCGGCGTCCTATGATCAGCTGCTAGCGGACCTGGCAAAGATCGACCTGGGCTGTCGGTTGATTGTGCTTCCTGACGATCGCCTGCCGCGGATGGACGGCCGGGCGACGAAGATGGTGGCCTTTAACTACGTCTACGACGGCGATTACGCCTACCCGCTGGGGACGATGACCAATCTTTTGTCACCTGAGCAGCTTAATTACCAGTCAACGGCACTGCGTTACCCGGCCGAGGTTCCCAACTACCTCTTCCAGAAGGTCAGCGATGAGGCCAGCGACACGGTGATGAAGCAGGATCACCCTGGCCTTTACCAGGTGATCTTTGTTGCAACGGATGACGAATATCACCAGCTGGGGATCCAACCCCTGCCCCTGCCGGAGGTTGCCTTCCTGTCGAAGGTCCTGCAAATCAGCCTGCCGGGAGTTTATACGCAGCTGCTGACCGGCAACATGGCGGCTGGGGCGGTCATGGATTCCCTTAAGCAGGCCGTCGATCCGGGAGTGGTAACCTACCGGGCGACCTTCCCGTTCAAGGCGCTGCACGTCGCCAACGGGGTGCCGGCCTTCAACAAGATCATCGGTGCCCGGATGCAGTTTTTAACCAAGCATTACTAA
- a CDS encoding metallophosphoesterase, which yields MVRIAVSSDNHLDVNRIDPIWALEMQARYLEKQGVQYYFYGGDLFNDFARTRHYMEKMRDRLAGRVSVYYIAGNHDLLQHAPYRLVETLADHSYLHNRFVDLARTDWRMIGNNGWYDYSFSTYRDRPKEVAQWKKVYWLDSAIELPGDDQEQMAMVLHQVHDQLLRARRDHKRVLFLTHFAPRHELLAPKPAAVTTPRRERFYQMINAMMGSDRLGELLEQDSAVRYVFYGHLHGQHPALRRGGVT from the coding sequence ATGGTACGCATTGCGGTGAGCAGCGACAACCACCTGGACGTTAACCGGATCGATCCAATCTGGGCGCTGGAGATGCAGGCCCGTTACTTAGAAAAGCAGGGGGTCCAGTACTACTTTTATGGCGGTGACCTCTTTAACGACTTTGCCCGCACACGCCACTACATGGAAAAAATGCGCGACCGGCTGGCGGGCCGGGTCAGCGTCTATTACATTGCCGGCAATCACGACCTCTTGCAACACGCTCCCTACAGGCTGGTCGAAACGCTGGCGGATCATTCCTACCTCCACAACCGTTTTGTTGACCTGGCCAGAACCGACTGGCGGATGATCGGGAACAACGGTTGGTACGACTATAGCTTTTCGACCTACCGCGACCGGCCCAAGGAGGTGGCCCAGTGGAAGAAGGTTTACTGGCTGGATTCGGCCATTGAGCTGCCCGGGGATGACCAGGAGCAAATGGCAATGGTGCTCCACCAGGTTCACGACCAGCTTTTACGCGCGCGGCGGGATCACAAGCGGGTCCTTTTCCTGACCCACTTTGCACCGCGGCACGAGTTGCTCGCCCCCAAGCCGGCGGCGGTGACGACCCCGCGCCGGGAGCGGTTTTACCAGATGATTAACGCGATGATGGGCAGTGATCGACTCGGCGAGCTGCTCGAACAGGATTCAGCGGTCCGTTACGTTTTCTATGGTCATCTCCATGGTCAGCACCCGGCGTTGAGGCGGGGTGGAGTTACCTAA